A window of Thermodesulfobacteriota bacterium genomic DNA:
ACAATGTAATAATGAATAATCAGACAGAAGTGGTAAAAGAGTAGTGAGTATAGTAAGTACCTGATATGACAAAATTAATGGAAAAATTTGAGCTTTGGTTTAGCGCTGAACTGGGACTTGAGAGGCTGGCGCCCCTTGTGGTCGATTTTATCATTCTGATCGTCTTATTAATTGTTGCACTTATTGTCAATTTTCTGGCTAAAAAATTCATTTTAACTCTAGTAGAGCACTTTGCAGCAAAAAGCAGCACGGACTGGGATGATGTTCTGGTTAAAAATAAGTTTTTTAGAAGGCTCTCTCATCTTGCACCTGCCTTGGTTATTTACCTAACAGCTTCAATATTTTTTGAAAATGAGACAACTGTATTTTTTATCAGGCGCATAGCAGAGATCTATATGCTAGTTGTCGCAGTCTTCACGATCGATTCATTCTTAAATTCCATAGTTGATATATATCACAACTATGATTCGACAGGGAAACTGCCAATAAGAATTTTCGCTCAGGTACTTAAGATTATCGTCTTTGCTGTGATCGCTATAATTATTATCTCAACTGTTATAGGAAAATCTCCTGTTGTCTTCATCGGCGGTCTTGGAGCGATGGCAGCAGTGCTTATGCTTATTTTTAAAGACCCAATACTTGGTCTGGCCGCAGGTGTTCAACTATCTGCAAATGATATGGTCAGGGTAGGGGATTGGATTGAGATGCCAAAATTCGGTGCCGACGGTGATGTGATTGATATATCTCTTACAACCGTAAAAGTGCAGAATTGGGATAAGACAATTGTGACCATACCTACGTTTGCACTTGTGAGTGAAGGGGTTAAAAACTGGCGCGGTATGTCAGAGTCTGGGGGAAGAAGGATTAAGCGCTCTATTTTCATTGACATGACAAGCGTTAAGTTCTGCACGCCTGAGATGATAGAGAAATTTAATCGTATTGAATATATAAGCAGTTACATAAGAGATAAAAAGAAGGAACTTGATGACTTTAATTCTCAAAGAAGCATTGATAACACAGTGCTCGTCAACGGTCGAAGAATGACAAATCTTGGTACCTTCAGAGCATATCTAATAGCCTATTTGAGAGACCATCCAAAGATAAGCAAAAACTTAACTTTTCTAGTAAGACAGCTAGAGCCGGGTCCAACAGGTCTTCCGATTGAAGTATATGTGTTTAGCAGCGATCAGGTTTGGGCTAACTATGAATCAATACAATCCGACATTTTCGATCACATTTTGGCTGTGATACCGGAGTTTGGTCTAAGGGTATATCAGAATCCTACCGGAGCTGATTTTCAGAATTTATCACAAGAACTTAATTAAATCGGGATATATACCTACTGAACGGTTGTGGCCATATCAAAGTTTGGCCTACTGGCTCTAAGAGCATTAAGAAGAGCTTGGTCCTCTCCGTAGATATCTTTATGGAAGTTCACATTTCCTGCATCATCTACCCATGACGTAAAATAGAGAATATAGACAGGAATCGTTTGATTAAGATGGACTGTTCTGGTTTTTCTTGAATTAATGCTTGATTTAACCCTGCTTTGATTCCAGTCAAGATTTGATGCAAGCACAAACTCAGCTAGATCTATGGGTCTTTCAACCCTTATGCATCCATGGCTGAAATTTCTCTGCGCTCTTTTAAAAAAGCCCCTGTTTGGAGTGTCATGAAGATACACGGCGTGCTTGTTAGGGAATAGAAACTTAATCTGACCTAGCGGGTTTCCGGGACCAGGATTTTGGCGGAGTCTATATTTGCCGCTTAATACCTGAGATATATATTCTTGTTGAGCTTGCTGATTTTGAATCTCTGCCTCTGATAACGGACGCTCAATATCTTCATCAGTTTCTATTATTTCAACATTCTCAGCTACTTCCACTTGCTGGGTTTCTTCCACAGGTAATTTCTCAGGCGCTTTAAGCCCAAGAGCGTCTATTCCTCTTTTGGATAGATATTCAGGGTCACTTTTAATTCTAGGTGCTATATCGTCTTTAAAAATGCTTGGGGGTATATTCCAATAAGGGTTCATAACTATGTGGGTCATCTCTTCACTGAACATAGGAGTGTTCCACTCAGGCTTACCTACAACAATTCTCATATCAACAACATCATTGTTATTGTCTACTCCATATAGGTGGAAATTTGCAATGTTAACAAGTATGTAGCGGCTTCCTAAATACTGCGGCAGTATACGCCAGCGCTCCATACTAAGCTCTATCTGAGATATACGCTGTTCAACCGGAACGTTAAGAGCTTCGATTGTGGATTTACCTACAACTCCGTCAACATAAAGCCCGTTTCTACTTTGGTATTTTCTAACTGCTTGATCTAGTGTTTCATCAAATACATCACTTACCGGAACTGAACTCTCGAGTTCTCCTGTTACTATTAGCCTCTCTCTTAAAGCAACAACTCTAGTTCCTCTTGCGCCTTTTTTGAATTTATCACCATAAGGCACCCGCTGCCATCCGCCGTTTTCGGCTATTTCTCTGTACTCCTGTAAGCCATCTCTTAGCTGAGCGTAAACGGGGTATTTAGGCATAAGTCCATCAAGAGTCTTTTTAACTTGATTATTGGCAGTGGAGGTTGTTAATAACTCAGAAATATTAATCGGTCTTTCAGATGATAGAAGCTCTAAATTGATCTGACCTGGGTTTACTCTTCCATAATGAACATCACGAGCGTAGTTAAGAAATGCATTTGAAAGTAGCAGTTCTAGCTCAGCCAGGTCGATTTCATCGATTGATTTATTAGAACCATCTATTCTAATGAGAGCAGCTTCGATCTCCTCTATATGATAGTCCATAGGGTTAAGAGCATCATTGCCGCTGGTTCTTACTACCTCGATCATTTCAAGTGCCTGTGGTGAGGCGCCGTTCGAATTGATCCATAAAAGAGAGTAGTTATTCGCGTGGTATGTTTGGGCAAGCGATCTATTTGCCTTAATGTTTTTGGTTTGTATCTGCAGATAGCCCGAAGCAAGCATTCTTTGCTGAGCTATTGATTTTACTTTCGCTTTAGAGAATGTCTGAGTTTGGGTGTTTTGCGCAGGCTCGGAAATCTTGTTTTCTTGTTTAGGCGAAGCGCACCCGTAGCTCAGTAGTAATATTAAACTAAGCGCAGCTACAAAAGAATATATATTTCTGCAATTAGATTTGATCAATCTCATCAATGCACCCTTGTTAAAGTTGAAATACCTATCCTCCAGCAGAATAATAGTATAATACGAAAACAATATAAAGGCTATCCTATATTGAATATTATTTTCATCTATCGAATAAATTGTTACTAAGGCTGAATTTCCAAATTATCAAACAAATAACGTTTAATCTTACGAGTGGTTGTTTTTGGGAATTCCTCAAGCCTTATATCAAAGTTTCTTATACGTTTATACGATACAAGCTGGCTATTGGATCTTTGAACTTCATTTTTAATTAATCCCATTATCTCTTCTTTTGATAATTGTTCCACTTGAGAATTTAAATTTTCAGCTATTTCATCTAAATTGGGGTAAATAAGCGCCAGTATATCATTATCATTGGGGCTGAACACAAGAGCCTCTTCTATGAATACGGATCTTGTCAATTTCTCCTCAATTTCCTCAGGGAATATATTTTTTCCACCTTTAGTTACAATTAGATATTTTTTCCTGCCGGTAATATACAAATATCCCTCTTCATCAAAATATCCTATGTCTCCTGTGAGAAGCCAGCCGTCCTTAGTCAGAACTTTGTCAGTAGCACTGGGATTTTTATAATATCCCTTCATAACATTGGGTCCTCTTGCGACAATCTCCCCATTTCCTTCATTATCCACATCTCGTATCTCGACCTCATCACTTGGTATTACCATTCCTATGCTACCGACTTTAGGCCTAGTGGGCGGGTTAGCTGATATCAGAGGAGAGGCTTCTGATAGCCCGTATCCTTCAATAATGTCAATTCCGTATTTTTTAAATCCCTGGGTAACCCAAGGCGAAAGTGCAGCCCCGCCTGAGACTATGAGTCTGCTCCTCTCGAGACCTAAATTTTGTTTTATCTTCTTCCCAATTATAGAGTTAGGAAGCGCTTTTGTAATCAGGCGTTTTAGCCCTTTTTGTCCTGCCAGCTGTTTTTCAATTCTCAAATAAAGCTTCTCTAATAATAGTGGTGTGTTTAACCAAATGGTCGGACGGGCTTCTATAAGGTCTTCTAAAAGCTCTCTTGGTTTTAGTCCGCGAGCATAGAATATAGACATGCCGCTTGAAAATGTGGAGATCAGACCAGCCGTGCATTCATAGGAGTGGTGTATCGGTAGTACAGAGAAAGCTCTGTCTGTGTAGTTATAGTCAATAATGCTATATATGTCTGATGCATTAGACATTATGTTTCTATGTGTGAGCATTACGCCTTTAGGGTTTCCAGTAGTACCGGAGGTGAACAGTATTTCTAATAAATCGTCAGGTTCTATTTGAGCGCTTGGAATCCCTTTTGAGTATTTATTAGATATCTGATCTAACTCGTCCATTCGAACTATGTGTTTTAAACCTGGTAAATCATCTGAGAATAAATTCATTTTCTGATAATATGAGTTTGAAACAATTAGAGCTTTGGCATCGGAGAAGCTCAGAATAAATTTATTGTCCTCTGGCCTTGCTCTGGCATCCAGCGGTACTGCCACAGCACCTAACCAGGATAGTGTAAATAGTGTAATCCCCCACTCCGGGCGGTTTTCAGCCAAAATCCCTATGTGATCGCCTTTTTCTATGCCTAAATCTCTTAGGTATCTTGCAAACCTCTCTACGTAGTCCAGCACTTGCCCATACGTTATCTGATAGATAGTTGTGCCGCGGGGCATTAGAAAAGCGGTATTTGACCCATACAGGTTCACCGTCGTTTCAACCATTTCTGAAAGTGTTGAAGAAGAAAGAGGTTCTTTAATAATAGGAATTTTTTCAGAAGGTTTTCTAAATTTCTTCATATTTTGACTAATCTATAAGAAATCTCTTATTTCAGAGAGCTTTTTTATAATATAATCGGGCTTTGGATCAAGATCGTTGTCAGGTTCATTTCTTCTGTTGATCCAAACCGACTTCATACCAAGAGCCTTTGAACCCACTACATCAGCGCTATAATTATCGCCTATAAAAAGTGATTTAGCACCGTCAATCTTTAATTTATCAAGCGCAGCTTCAAATATTATGCTTTTAGGTTTTCTCCATCCTACTTCTTCTGAGATCACTATTTCTTTAAAAAGCGGCCTTAGGTTGAATTTGTCGATCAGCTCGTGAGCAGTGGGGGAATAGTCAAAATTTGATATAATCCCAAGTGTGTAGCCTTTATCAAATAAACCCTCTAAAGTTAATTTGTTTGAGGTTGGATATTCAACGCAGCTGGCAAGTGCTTTCATGTGAGCAACCACCATTTTATTTATGAACGGGCTATCTTGATCTACCGGGCCAATGTTTAACATCTTAAGCATTAATATAAATCTTTCTCGGGTAGGATATTCTTTAAAGTCTATAAGTTTTAGATCCTGAAATTCGTGATAGCTCTTTATAAAAGGATCGTAGAACTCTGAAAACTCTATCTGTGGATAAACCTTTTTAAATTCCTCATATACTTCAACACTTGTCGTTCTTGAACGAAATCCTTTTAGTTCAACAAGGGGCAGGTGGTTAAAGTTAAAATCTAAAATTGTATCGAATAGATCAAAGATTACTGCGTCATATTTCTTCATTATGCTTATAAGCCTTAGTGCTAATTTTTAGATGATGCCCTGTCTAAGATAACATCAATGATGTTATCGTGAATTCCGAGCGGATCTGTTACAGTGTAGCTTACATCGGGGTAGTTCTTAGCTGCTTCTAACACCATAGAGGGAATGTCCTGTGTCGAGTGTCTGCCAGGGGCCAGGAAATATGGATGTACCACAATATGCTTAGCCCCACTAGTTACACACTCTTTAAAGGCCTGCTCAATCGTGGGCTCTGCAAGCTCCATATGGCAATAGACCACTATTTCAAAATCAGAATTTTTTTGTTTAACCAGCTCTGCAACTTCGGCAAGCATCTGGTTTGCTTCATCAACTTTACTTCCATGGTCAACGATTATAAGTGCTTTCATGCTTGTTTATATTAATTAGGACGGTATTGTGGTGTTTAGCCTAATTGCCTCGATCATTATCTCGGCCGATCTATAAAACTCTTCGAGCACAAGATATTCGTTTACTGTGTGAAGTTCATACATTCCAGTGCCAAGATTAGCGCATTCTATTCCAAATTTATTAAAGTAGTTTGCGTCGCATCCGCCCCCTGAAGTGTGGTGCTTGATTTTGTGCCCGAGATTTTTAACTGCAGTATCTATAAGCATTACAGGCCGTGAATTTGCATCAACATCCATTTTGTCATAGCTCCTCTCAATAAACTCCTCAAGTTTGGCCACATGTGTAATACCCTCTGGTGTTAAATCATCATGAAGAGTAACCTGGTAATTAGCCACCGCTTTATGAAAACACTCTCTCATATGATCGACTTGATTTTTGAGTGTCTCCTCATCGTGGCTTCTGGTCTCACCGACTACTTTTACGGTTTTTGGAATGATGTTTGTTGCTCTCCCGCCACCTATAACGCCAATATTGGCAGTGGTGAATTCGTCAATTCTTCCAAGAGTCATTTTCGAGATTGCTTCACTAGCAATTTGTATAGCACTAAGGCCATTTTCCGGACACAGCCCGGCATGTGCTTCAAGTCCGTGAACTATGAAATCTAGCTTTTCTGCGGAAGGGCATCTTAGTACGAGCCTGTCGGGTGTACTGCTGTCGAGCACTATTCCCATACGGGCATTGAATTTGGACATATCAATGTGCTTTGATCCTAAAAGGCCAATTTCTTCACATATTGTAAAAGCTATTTCTATATCGCCGTGTGCAAGGCCTTGTTCTTTTATTACTCTTATCGCCTCAACTATTACCGCAATACCGCTTTTATCATCACTGCCTAGAATTGTAGTACCGTCGCTTTTTAATATTCCATCTTCAATTTTGGGCTTGATTCCCTCACCTGGCCCAACTGTGTCCATATGGGCGGAGATGAAAAAGGGTGGGGCGCTTGGTTTGTTGCCCTCTAGTTTTACTATTAGATTGCCGACATTCCCGCCCACTTTCTCTCCTGCATCATCATAAAAACATTCGGCACCGAGTTCTTCCATGTCTTTTTGCAATTTTGTTGCAACATCTTTTTCCTTTTTTGACAAGCTGTCGATACGAATAATCTCCATAACATGCTCTGTCATTCTTTCTTTTTCGATCATGAAATTGCTCCGCTGTTTTTAACTATTATGTTTTCAATAACCCATCAATTTTATATAAGTTCAGTATAACTAATTGGTTATTAATTAGAAATGAAGAATCATTAAGATAAAACTCTACTTGCCAATCTGTGATTGGATACAATTAAGGTAGCAGCGGATTAGGTAGTTTACGCTTTAAATTAGATTTACTTGGCTATATCTTGAAGTGATTCAATAACCTTATCTAATTTAGGCTTGTTTAGAGAATATATTCTATTTTGCTTAACCTTTCTCTCTTTAATCAAGCCGGCTTCTTTGAGTATTTTCAGGTGGTTAGACACCGTAGGTTGTGAAATTTTAAACCTGCGGGCAATCTCACCTGCGTTTGCATCCTCTTTACCTAAAATATGCAAAATCTTTCTTCTTCTCTCGTCACTTATGGCTTTGAAGGAACACCCCATATTACAACCTCCGGGAGCAATCTGTTATTTAGCTAATTATGTAAATAGATTATATAGGATAATGATTAGAAAATCAAAATTAATTTAATGCATTTTGGTATTAGAACTTCTCTACGCTTGGTCGAAGGTCCATCTCGAGTGTCCAAGCAGTGGGATCTTGGAGGTGAATTTGCCAGTATTGCTCGGCGATAGACTCGGGGGATAAAAATGATCCGGGTTCTCTATCAGGGTATCTTTTTATGTAGTCTTGGTTTAGGATCTGCCCATCGATGATGACATGAGCCACGTGGATTCCCTTTGGGCCAAGTTCTCTGGCAATTGACTGCGAGAGCGCTCTTAGGCCGAATTTTCCTACTGCGAGTCCTGAGAAATTTGCGCTGCCTCTTAGCGACGCGGTTGCACCTGTGAAAATTATTGTGCCTTTTTTCCTTCTCAACATGGAAGCAAGAACCAACTTTGAGCTGATAAAACCTCCAAGGCAGTTTGATTCCCATGCGCTTACAAAATCATCAGTCTTTAATTTTTGTATGCCTTGCATCTTAAATTGCCCGGCATTATATATCATTACATCTATATTCTTTCCAAACTTTTTAAAAATCTTTTCAAATGCGGATTTCAACTTTGTTTCTTTGGTAACATCTGCTGCAAAGACTTCAATCTCTCCGTCAATTTGTTTCTTGATAGATAATAAGCGTTCTTTATTTCTTGAAACTATGGCTACACTGTAGCCTTCTGAGGCAAACTTTTTCGCTAAGGCAAGCCCGAGCCCCGGACCCGCTCCTAATATTACTGCAACTTTATTCATAAGATTTATTCCCGTTTAGTGAACTAATGCTTTATCAATTGACCATTTGCCTCCGCCTTTAATCAAAACCACAAGACTAAGGCCAAGTGCTAGTAGGTGATACTCAAATCCCTCTCCGGCCTGATTGCCGAACCAATTCATGAAAAATCCATACTGTAAGTGAACCATAAAAATGGCTCCTAGCATTATTATTGCTATTCCAAGCGCTGCAAGCCTAGTTAAAAGCCCAATTATAAGTGCAATAGCCCCAAATGATTCTCCAATAATAATGAGTATAGCTACAGCGGTAGGAATTCCGCTTCCAACGAAGAAATCCACAGTACCTGAAAACCCAGCGCCCCCAAACATACCTAAGAGTTTCTGAAGTCCGTGGGGCAGAATAACAATGCCTAGAAATATTCTTGCTAAGAAGACGCCAAAATCATCATCTGTATGAAGCAGTGATCCCATCATATGCCTCCGTATTCTTAATTTATTAACAATATGATTTTATCCCAAGTGCAGCTGTATAATCAACCCTATTATTTAAGTTGGGATAATGCACTCTCTTCAATATTTATTCTTCTCCTGAGCAAAATAAGGTTTAAGACTGTGAAAATAGAAGCTGTGATATAGCATGAAAATATAAGTGGTATAACTGCAATTTCGATTATAACGGCTAGATAGTTTGGATGCTTTATATATTTATATGGTCCTGAAGCTATTGCCTGGCTGCCCGGTATAACTAGGATTTTGGTATTCCAATATTGCCCCAAAGAGCTTATAGCCCAGTAACGTAGAATTTGCGTGAAAATAAAAATTACTAAAAGAGCTGGCCAATACGGACTTAGGCTTGTTTGTAGAAAAATATATTCTGCGATCAGGGAGACAAAAAATGCTATGTGCATAAGTACTATGACTTTATATCCCTTAGCATCATATTCTACGGCGCCTCTTTGTTTAACAAAATTTTCGTTTCGTTTGGCTAAGAATAGTTCAGAGATTCTCTGCAACACTAGAATAATTATAAAGATCCAAAAAATGCTCATATTATTTCAAATAGGATTATCTCTGAGCTAAACCCGGGACCTAGGGCAGAAATAATACCGTGCTCCCCAGCACCATATTGTTTTTGATCCATAATTTCGTTTAGAACATAGAGCACAGTAGGGGAGGACATGTTGCCGTGTTCTTTAAGAACTTTTCTTGACTGGGCAAATGTACCTTCTAAAAGCCCAAGAGACGCCTCATACTCCAAGAGCACTTTAGCCCCTCCGGGATGAACGGCGTAGTGTTTCAAATCTGATATTGATAATCCGCTATCTTTAAGGATATCTTCGATATTGGACTTAACCTCATTTCTAACGATTGTAGGAATATCTTTACTGAAAATAGCTTTAAAGCCGTCATCAATCACTTCCCAGCCCATAACGCCAAGTGAATCATAGTAGGTAGTGCTTAGTGATCTAACTAAATTGAATTTGGAATTGTTAGACAGCCTGTGATCATCGCCTGCTACGATAGAAGCTGCAGCACCATCTGAGAATAGTGCTAGAGATACTATGTTACTTTTCGCATAGTCCTCTCTATGAAAAGCTAGGCTGCATATCTCAAGTGCAATCAGGAGCACAGCGCTATCTGGATAAGCTTTTGTATATTCCATTGCCCGCGAAAGCCCTACAGCGCCGCCTACGCATCCAAGCCCCCATATAGGAGTTCTCTTTATGTGCTGGTCCAGATTTAATTCGTTTATAAGGTGAGCGTCTACACTTGGTGTAGAAATTCCTGTACTGGTTACAAACATAATGTGATCTATCTCACTTAAATCAGCTCCGCATTTCTCTAGGCAATTATTTATTGCTGATTTTGATAACAGAATTGAGTTTTCAAGGTAGGAATCTGATCTTTGTACGAAGCTCTTAGAGTCGTCAAACCACTCTCTTGGATGAACAAAGTGTCTTGTTTCTATGAGGGAGTTATCAAACACACCCAGCATACGATTAATGTAATGCTCGTTATCACTAAAGAGCTCTTTAGCAAATACCTTTACTTCGCATTGGTTAAAATTGTAGGGAACATCTGCTGTTCCAATTGAGATTACTCGTGACATTTTATTCTTCGCTGTTATAGAACTTGTATTAATTGTAGCTGAGAGTGAGTAAAAATACTTGAAAAAAGAAAAAGCCGCTTTGGCCCCGCTAAGCACAAAGCGACTTTTTCTAATTTATCTATAGCTTAAATTCAAATTTAAATTAAGCTGTGAGAGACTTCATGATAAAAAACTTTCAGTAATATCAGGCTCTTAAAGCTCCTTTTTGTTTAGCTGAAAGTGAATCAAGAAAATACTTCATGCCGTCAATCTCTGGTTTGTTAAGAGAGTAAAGACGATTTTGTCTTACTTTACGCTCATTAACAATATCAGCTTCTTTCAAAATCTTTAGGTGATTGGAGATAGCAGGCTTGGATATATCAAACTTGCTAGCTATATCTCCTGCGGCAGTTTCACCTTGGCTTAAAAATTCCAGAATCTTTCGTCTGGTATCATCAGCAATGGCTTTATATGGGCAACCCATTTTTAATTCCCTCCTAAATTATTAGATTGTTACTTCAATATTTAGTTTAACTAATTTCGAGTCTGAAAGCTAGTACTTTTTTTTAAATTTCAGTTTTTTAAATAAATCGTTTCATATCTATGCATTGTATCAAGCTATAAAGGTAATGATAATATCAAATATGCCAATATAAATTGTATAAAAATCCATAAATTTCCGTTATAAATCTTAAATGGTATTCTAAGTTAAAGATATCATATAAACATCAAACAGGGGGTAGCATCAATTGGAATTTAGCCAAAGCACGAAGTCTGTATTAAAAATCAAAGCTGATGTATTAGTAGTGGGACTCTATAAAGGACAAAAGTTTTCCGGATCAATAAAGACCATAAATGATTCACTTGATGGAGCAATAAAGGATCTAGCACAGCAAGAGGATTTTGATGGTGATTTTGGTAAGACTTTAGTTTTGAGCAGCACTCTGGGAAAAATAAATTCAAAGAGAGTCCTAGTCGTAGGATTAGGCGAACGCTCAAAGTTTACACAGAACACTCTTAGGAAGCTAGGCAATCTTATATTGAGTAAAGTTAAGAACTCTTCTAATTCCATAGCAATAAGTTCGGAATTCTCATCTGCTCAAGGCCAGGTCTCAGCCCTTTCAGAGGGGCTTTTGTCAGGGGCTTATGAATTTAAGAAATACAAGACGAATGACAAAAGTAAAAATAAGGTTACAAAAATAGTTTTTATCTCAAATAAAATTAAAGCCCAGGCCTTTAATGAGGAAACTGAATTTGCATCTACTATCTCTGCCTCAGTCAATCTCGCAAGGGATTTGGTAAATGAGCCCCCTGTCTACTTAACCCCGAGAAAGTTATCTGACTATGCTGCCGAAATAGCAGAAGAACAAGGCCTTGATTGCGAAATTTTTGATCACGCAGAAATCGAAAGAAGAGGCATGAACGGACTTATGGCCGTATCAAGCGGAAGTGAAGAGCCTCCTAGGTTTATTCACCTAACATACGAGCCTAAAAGAAAAACTAAAAAGAGCATTGCAGTTGTTGGAAAGGGCATTACTTTTGACTCAGGCGGGCTTTGTCTAAAGCCTGCCGGAAGTATGCTTACCATGAAAATGGATATGGGCGGCTCAGCTGTCGTGTTAGGTGTTATGAAGGCAATAGCAAAGTTAAAGCCATCGATGAGGGTGCATGGACTTATTGCTGCAAGTGAAAACATGACGGGCGGAAAGGCATATAAGCCCGATGACGTTATACACGCCTATAACGGCAAAACTGTGGAGGTTATTAACACTGACGCTGAGGGACGTGTTGTGCTCTCTGATGCTCTCTCTTATGCTGTGGAGCTCAAAGTAGATGAGATTGTTGATCTTGCAACCCTTACTGGGGCTTGTATGGTCGGTCTTGGAAGCTACACCGCGGGCGTTATGGGCAACAACCAAAAACTTATTGATAAAATTAGATCTGCATCTGATCAGGTAGGTGAGAAAACTTGGCAGCTCCCAATGGATGATGAACTTAGAGCTGAGATCTCAAGCAATGTTGCAGATATTAAAAATGCAGGAAGCAGGATGGGCGGAGCAATCACAGCGGCAATGTTTTTGGAGAACTTTGTCTCTGATGTCCCGTGGGCACATATGGATATTGCAGGGCCAGCATTTTTGGAAAAAGAGAGCCCCTATAGTCCTAAAGGCGCTACAGGGTTTGGGGTGCGCACAATAATCAAATACATATCAGGTAAATAGAAGTCTGATTGCTACAGGAAGTTAAATGGATTTTTTAGATAAATTATTTGGAACTTTTGATAAATCTAATTTTGTTCAGATCCGCCTCAGCGGGGAGATTCCCGAGGAAGAGGAAAAATCTTTTCTTCCTACCATGGGAGCTAAAAAATCTCTAACAATGTGGGATATAGAAAAAGTTCTCACGCATGTTGAGAACAGTGCCAAACTCCTTGGAGTAATTATTAGCCTAAGTGAGCTTCGCATTGGTTTTGCTAGAGCCAACCTAATTAGACAAAGACTCTCAGAAATAAGAGCCAGCGGAAAAAAGGTTATTGTCCACTTGGAAAGTGGAGGAAACATCGAATACCTTATCGCATCGGCAGCTGATAAAATCTACATGACCCCTTGGGGCACTCTTAATTTAATAGGCCTTAAAGCTGAGGTTACTTTCTATAAGGACGCGCTTGATAAAATAGGCGTTAGTGCAAATATGAAGGGGTTTGGCGAATATAAGAGCGCCGCCGAAACTTTCACCCGAGACTCAATGTCTACTCCCCATAAAGAGATGATGGATTCTATTCTAGATGACTTGCAGACTCAGCTTGAGGGTCATATCTCAAAGGGTAGGGGCATCACTCCCAAAGAGGTTAAGAATTTGATCGACAACGGTCCATATATGACCGATATTGCTCAGGACAACGCTCTAATTGATGGGGTTTGTTATGAAACTCAGCTTGAAGAAAACATATCAATTCTCCTACAAGCAGACTTGTCTGTTGTTAAGGCTGGC
This region includes:
- a CDS encoding metalloregulator ArsR/SmtB family transcription factor, coding for MGCSFKAISDERRRKILHILGKEDANAGEIARRFKISQPTVSNHLKILKEAGLIKERKVKQNRIYSLNKPKLDKVIESLQDIAK
- a CDS encoding 3-oxoacyl-[acyl-carrier-protein] synthase III C-terminal domain-containing protein, translating into MSRVISIGTADVPYNFNQCEVKVFAKELFSDNEHYINRMLGVFDNSLIETRHFVHPREWFDDSKSFVQRSDSYLENSILLSKSAINNCLEKCGADLSEIDHIMFVTSTGISTPSVDAHLINELNLDQHIKRTPIWGLGCVGGAVGLSRAMEYTKAYPDSAVLLIALEICSLAFHREDYAKSNIVSLALFSDGAAASIVAGDDHRLSNNSKFNLVRSLSTTYYDSLGVMGWEVIDDGFKAIFSKDIPTIVRNEVKSNIEDILKDSGLSISDLKHYAVHPGGAKVLLEYEASLGLLEGTFAQSRKVLKEHGNMSSPTVLYVLNEIMDQKQYGAGEHGIISALGPGFSSEIILFEII
- a CDS encoding isoprenylcysteine carboxylmethyltransferase family protein; this translates as MSIFWIFIIILVLQRISELFLAKRNENFVKQRGAVEYDAKGYKVIVLMHIAFFVSLIAEYIFLQTSLSPYWPALLVIFIFTQILRYWAISSLGQYWNTKILVIPGSQAIASGPYKYIKHPNYLAVIIEIAVIPLIFSCYITASIFTVLNLILLRRRINIEESALSQLK
- a CDS encoding DoxX family protein — its product is MMGSLLHTDDDFGVFLARIFLGIVILPHGLQKLLGMFGGAGFSGTVDFFVGSGIPTAVAILIIIGESFGAIALIIGLLTRLAALGIAIIMLGAIFMVHLQYGFFMNWFGNQAGEGFEYHLLALGLSLVVLIKGGGKWSIDKALVH
- a CDS encoding metalloregulator ArsR/SmtB family transcription factor, with translation MGCPYKAIADDTRRKILEFLSQGETAAGDIASKFDISKPAISNHLKILKEADIVNERKVRQNRLYSLNKPEIDGMKYFLDSLSAKQKGALRA
- a CDS encoding M20/M25/M40 family metallo-hydrolase, encoding MIEKERMTEHVMEIIRIDSLSKKEKDVATKLQKDMEELGAECFYDDAGEKVGGNVGNLIVKLEGNKPSAPPFFISAHMDTVGPGEGIKPKIEDGILKSDGTTILGSDDKSGIAVIVEAIRVIKEQGLAHGDIEIAFTICEEIGLLGSKHIDMSKFNARMGIVLDSSTPDRLVLRCPSAEKLDFIVHGLEAHAGLCPENGLSAIQIASEAISKMTLGRIDEFTTANIGVIGGGRATNIIPKTVKVVGETRSHDEETLKNQVDHMRECFHKAVANYQVTLHDDLTPEGITHVAKLEEFIERSYDKMDVDANSRPVMLIDTAVKNLGHKIKHHTSGGGCDANYFNKFGIECANLGTGMYELHTVNEYLVLEEFYRSAEIMIEAIRLNTTIPS
- a CDS encoding SDR family NAD(P)-dependent oxidoreductase → MNKVAVILGAGPGLGLALAKKFASEGYSVAIVSRNKERLLSIKKQIDGEIEVFAADVTKETKLKSAFEKIFKKFGKNIDVMIYNAGQFKMQGIQKLKTDDFVSAWESNCLGGFISSKLVLASMLRRKKGTIIFTGATASLRGSANFSGLAVGKFGLRALSQSIARELGPKGIHVAHVIIDGQILNQDYIKRYPDREPGSFLSPESIAEQYWQIHLQDPTAWTLEMDLRPSVEKF
- a CDS encoding leucyl aminopeptidase; the encoded protein is MEFSQSTKSVLKIKADVLVVGLYKGQKFSGSIKTINDSLDGAIKDLAQQEDFDGDFGKTLVLSSTLGKINSKRVLVVGLGERSKFTQNTLRKLGNLILSKVKNSSNSIAISSEFSSAQGQVSALSEGLLSGAYEFKKYKTNDKSKNKVTKIVFISNKIKAQAFNEETEFASTISASVNLARDLVNEPPVYLTPRKLSDYAAEIAEEQGLDCEIFDHAEIERRGMNGLMAVSSGSEEPPRFIHLTYEPKRKTKKSIAVVGKGITFDSGGLCLKPAGSMLTMKMDMGGSAVVLGVMKAIAKLKPSMRVHGLIAASENMTGGKAYKPDDVIHAYNGKTVEVINTDAEGRVVLSDALSYAVELKVDEIVDLATLTGACMVGLGSYTAGVMGNNQKLIDKIRSASDQVGEKTWQLPMDDELRAEISSNVADIKNAGSRMGGAITAAMFLENFVSDVPWAHMDIAGPAFLEKESPYSPKGATGFGVRTIIKYISGK